Genomic DNA from Anaerolineales bacterium:
ATGCATCGACGAGCTTGCCCTTCAGGTCAAGATGGATGCGGTTGAGTTTCGCAGGCTCAACTGCCTGAAGACCGGCAGCACGCTGCCGACCGGGAGCAAGATGCATCCAACCGGGCTGTCCATCTGCATCGAGAAGACCGCCGAAGCCATCGGGTGGGGAAAGAAGGCTCCGCCCAGTACCCCCAGCAGGCGGCGCGGCAAGGGGCTGGCCCTGATGTGGAAGGCCCCGGCCATGCCCCCCAATGCGGGCTCCAGCGCCTGGGTCGAGCTGGCCGAGGACGGCACGGTCACCGTGGGCGTCGGCGGACAGGAACTCGGGCAGGGGGTCTTCACCGTGGCCGCCCAGATGGCCGCCGCAGCCCTGGGCGTCCCCTACGAGTCCGTCCGCATTGCCACGCCGGTCGATACGCGCTACAGCCCGTACGAGTGGCAGACCGTAGCCAGCCGACTCACCTGGAGCATGGGGAATGCGATTGTCAACGCCGCCAACGATGCGAAGCGTCAGATCCTAGATACGGTGGCTGAATCTTGGGAAGAAACCCCCGATGACCTGGATATTGTCAATGGCGTGGTGATTTCGTACAAGAGCGAAAAGGAGACTCCCCTCAAGAACCTCGCCATCTATGGCCTGCCCAAGCCGGATGACCAGGGCTGGAGGGGCGGACCGGTCATCGGGCGCGGGAGGTTCATGCCCACCTACGTCACCGGTTTGGATGCCGAAACCGGGCAGGGCGAACGCGCCGTCGTGCACTACACCACCGGGGCCCAGGCGGTCGAATTGGAGGTCGACCTGGACACCGGCCGGATCGAGATCCTCAGAGGCGTCTCGGCCTTCGACGTCGGCAAAGCCATCAACCCGGGACAGGTCGAGGCGCAGATGGAGGGCGGTTTCGTTCAGGGCATGAGCTCGGCCCTGTTTGAGAGCCTGAACCTGAAGGACGGCGTGG
This window encodes:
- a CDS encoding molybdopterin-dependent oxidoreductase; translation: CIDELALQVKMDAVEFRRLNCLKTGSTLPTGSKMHPTGLSICIEKTAEAIGWGKKAPPSTPSRRRGKGLALMWKAPAMPPNAGSSAWVELAEDGTVTVGVGGQELGQGVFTVAAQMAAAALGVPYESVRIATPVDTRYSPYEWQTVASRLTWSMGNAIVNAANDAKRQILDTVAESWEETPDDLDIVNGVVISYKSEKETPLKNLAIYGLPKPDDQGWRGGPVIGRGRFMPTYVTGLDAETGQGERAVVHYTTGAQAVELEVDLDTGRIEILRGVSAFDVGKAINPGQVEAQMEGGFVQGMSSALFESLNLKDGVVRSPSFVDYRIATTADAPKDLQAIIVEVAQDDGPWGARGIGEHSMVPTIPAIANAIYDAVGVRLEGPPFTAEKVYLAMLEAGIVK